From Caldicellulosiruptor hydrothermalis 108, a single genomic window includes:
- a CDS encoding radical SAM protein produces the protein MEKSIGKLKIERLFSGGVITNYYCSSACKHCLYNSSPSWKKEYMTEEMADKVFKTLKNFGVFSVHIGGGEPFLNFEGLKKVIHKANENGIYIEYIETNASWVENEDKVKRRLKELKNLGIETILVSISPFHNEYIPFKKVLKLIQLMDEVGIGIFPWIEGFVNEIRRLNIDKTHSLSEYKDLFGENYIRLLPQRYYLTLNGRAIKTFEEYFPTKSADDIIKNSPACFELYSKSHFHMDLFGNFIPNPCVGFRISIDDLGKELDSSKYFFVNLLYTKGIKGLFEFAKENYDYTPSKRFLNKCSLCFDIRKFLVLEKNIEAPDLGPREFYLNF, from the coding sequence TTGGAAAAATCTATTGGAAAACTTAAAATTGAAAGACTTTTTTCAGGTGGTGTCATCACAAACTACTACTGTTCTTCTGCCTGCAAGCACTGTCTTTACAACAGCTCTCCATCATGGAAAAAAGAATACATGACAGAGGAGATGGCAGACAAAGTATTCAAGACCTTAAAAAACTTTGGAGTTTTCTCGGTTCACATAGGCGGTGGAGAGCCTTTTTTGAATTTTGAAGGACTAAAAAAGGTCATTCATAAAGCAAATGAAAATGGGATTTACATTGAGTACATAGAGACAAACGCTTCGTGGGTTGAAAATGAAGATAAGGTAAAAAGAAGATTAAAAGAATTGAAAAATCTCGGAATTGAAACAATACTTGTCTCAATCAGCCCTTTTCATAATGAATACATTCCATTTAAAAAGGTATTAAAATTAATTCAACTTATGGATGAAGTTGGTATTGGAATTTTCCCTTGGATTGAAGGCTTCGTAAATGAAATTAGAAGGCTGAATATAGACAAGACACATTCTCTTTCTGAATACAAAGATTTATTTGGAGAAAACTATATAAGGCTTCTTCCACAAAGGTATTATCTTACCTTAAACGGAAGAGCAATCAAAACGTTTGAAGAATATTTTCCAACAAAATCTGCTGATGACATAATTAAGAACTCACCTGCATGTTTTGAACTTTATAGCAAAAGCCATTTTCACATGGACCTTTTTGGCAATTTCATTCCAAATCCATGTGTTGGATTTAGAATCTCAATAGATGACCTTGGAAAAGAGCTTGACTCAAGCAAATACTTTTTTGTAAACTTACTCTACACTAAAGGAATAAAAGGTCTATTTGAGTTTGCAAAAGAAAATTATGATTATACACCATCAAAAAGATTTTTAAACAAATGCAGCCTGTGTTTTGATATTCGAAAATTTTTGGTGTTAGAGAAAAACATAGAAGCACCTGATTTGGGACCAAGAGAGTTTTATTTAAACTTTTAA
- a CDS encoding glycosyltransferase family 39 protein produces the protein MKASKKLCPKVFEYLVAILLLSSIFLSYHYRILLLAGKSFSIWLLILLTLSAFCIMTLGLYKLKDLLFTKINLFTIFFLIALPRLLWVLLMPTKPVSDYFCFYSYAKNASRGLFHAYDKTFVLFRFRFGYSLILASVFKIFGSSVLVAKLFNVFLSVILGIIIFYTVNYLFGKDAAFYSIILFAFWPSQIMYNSVLASEHPFIVFFMLGLYFIVRSIKEEKINFAFFGGLFIAISNHIRPVGVLVIIACLVWAVVCGLNRNLKAIKLALSSLGAYIAAFYTIGYLIFCLTSVPVWQTSMGLNLMIGTDYTTYGMNNRKHSLFVEKFGYDFKKMHQEAMKIGIQRLKKQPDKFLSIIPRKISIIWGDDSFGYFWSTFKVYKNTWFVKFIKSHPTIFYILSQLYYYTILLYIVFASIFRKKNSNDEVILLTSLIFLGYVAAHIFLEVQPRYHYPAIFTLFLLSGMGAETLKKKLKKDLKV, from the coding sequence ATGAAAGCATCTAAAAAATTGTGCCCAAAAGTATTCGAATACTTGGTTGCAATATTGCTTTTAAGTAGCATTTTTTTATCCTATCACTACAGAATTTTACTTCTGGCAGGAAAAAGTTTTAGCATATGGCTTTTGATTTTGTTGACCCTAAGTGCTTTTTGCATTATGACTTTAGGGTTATACAAACTAAAAGACTTATTGTTCACGAAAATAAATCTATTTACGATATTCTTTTTGATAGCCCTGCCAAGACTTTTGTGGGTTCTTTTGATGCCAACAAAGCCAGTTTCAGATTATTTTTGTTTTTACTCTTATGCGAAAAATGCCTCAAGAGGACTTTTTCATGCTTATGACAAGACGTTTGTCCTTTTTAGGTTCAGATTTGGTTACTCTTTGATTTTAGCGTCTGTATTTAAAATCTTTGGTAGCAGCGTTTTGGTTGCAAAACTTTTCAATGTGTTTCTTTCAGTTATTCTGGGAATAATCATTTTTTACACGGTTAATTACCTTTTTGGCAAAGATGCAGCTTTTTATAGCATCATTTTATTTGCTTTCTGGCCTTCACAGATAATGTACAATTCGGTTTTAGCATCTGAGCATCCTTTTATTGTATTTTTCATGCTTGGGCTGTATTTTATTGTAAGAAGCATAAAAGAAGAAAAAATAAATTTTGCCTTTTTCGGAGGGCTCTTTATTGCAATTTCCAACCATATAAGGCCTGTGGGTGTATTGGTGATTATAGCCTGCTTGGTATGGGCAGTAGTTTGTGGACTAAATAGAAATCTCAAGGCTATAAAGCTTGCTCTTTCTTCTTTGGGAGCGTATATTGCAGCTTTTTATACAATAGGTTATCTCATTTTCTGTCTCACAAGCGTTCCTGTTTGGCAGACATCAATGGGACTAAATCTCATGATTGGCACAGACTACACTACCTATGGTATGAATAACCGCAAACACTCCTTGTTTGTAGAGAAGTTTGGCTATGACTTTAAAAAGATGCATCAAGAGGCTATGAAAATAGGAATACAAAGACTCAAAAAGCAGCCAGACAAATTTCTTTCTATTATTCCGAGAAAGATTTCAATAATATGGGGCGATGATAGTTTTGGGTATTTTTGGAGTACTTTTAAGGTTTATAAAAATACATGGTTTGTAAAGTTTATAAAAAGCCATCCAACAATCTTCTACATACTTTCTCAGCTTTATTACTACACAATTTTACTTTATATTGTCTTTGCGTCTATTTTCAGAAAAAAGAATAGTAACGATGAAGTTATTTTGCTCACAAGCCTAATATTTCTTGGATATGTTGCTGCTCATATCTTTTTAGAAGTTCAGCCGCGGTATCACTACCCAGCAATATTTACCCTCTTTTTGCTAAGTGGCATGGGTGCAGAAACTTTAAAGAAAAAGCTAAAAAAGGATTTAAAAGTTTAA
- a CDS encoding GtrA family protein, whose amino-acid sequence MHKNSSSYKGKLILKIHSKIEKLFELIKFSIVGAINTAIDFAVFFVCYSILHLDSSFSQIFGYTAGMINSFLMNKRWTFEDRTKGKKVLIKAFKFGFTNVISLILSIGVIKLSKLYLSSSILIAKILATLCAQGVNYILYKFWVFTKAEADNESI is encoded by the coding sequence ATGCACAAGAACAGTAGTAGCTATAAAGGGAAGCTAATTTTAAAAATTCATTCAAAAATAGAAAAGCTGTTTGAGCTTATCAAATTTTCAATTGTAGGAGCTATAAATACAGCAATTGATTTTGCTGTCTTTTTTGTTTGCTATTCTATTTTACATTTAGATTCTTCTTTTAGTCAGATTTTTGGATATACAGCAGGAATGATTAACAGTTTTTTAATGAACAAAAGGTGGACGTTTGAAGACAGAACAAAAGGGAAAAAAGTATTAATAAAAGCTTTTAAATTTGGTTTTACAAATGTTATTTCTTTGATTCTTTCAATTGGAGTGATAAAACTTTCAAAGCTGTATCTGTCAAGCTCAATTTTGATTGCAAAAATACTTGCAACTTTATGTGCTCAAGGTGTAAACTATATTTTGTACAAGTTTTGGGTATTTACAAAAGCGGAGGCAGATAATGAAAGCATCTAA
- a CDS encoding glycosyltransferase family 2 protein — MSPKVYFVIPCYNEEEMLPYTIQKMGEKLQSLIEKELISNESKVVFVDDGSKDRTWELIKAATKDKRFLGIKLSRNCGHQNALMAGMSYAAKFCDCVITLDADLQDDINVIDEFIKKFEEGYDVVYGVRSSRKTDTFFKRFTAQSFYKLMRAFGVEIVYNHADYRLLSKKALEFLMQFEERNLFLRGIIPLIGLKSTIVYYERQERIAGNTKYPLKKMLSFAFEGITSFSVKPIKYITSAGFLMFLLSIAILIYAIVQKIRGEAIAGWTSLTISIWFIGGLQLVALGLIGEYIGKIYKEVKRRPLYFIEEIAEDAQEQ, encoded by the coding sequence ATGTCTCCAAAAGTATACTTTGTAATCCCTTGCTACAACGAAGAAGAAATGCTTCCTTACACAATCCAAAAGATGGGTGAAAAACTGCAAAGCCTCATTGAAAAAGAGCTAATTTCTAATGAAAGCAAAGTTGTCTTTGTCGATGATGGAAGCAAAGATAGAACTTGGGAACTCATCAAAGCTGCCACAAAGGATAAGAGATTTTTGGGCATCAAGCTTTCAAGAAACTGTGGGCATCAAAACGCTCTTATGGCAGGAATGAGCTATGCAGCAAAGTTTTGTGACTGTGTAATTACATTGGATGCTGATTTGCAAGATGATATAAACGTGATTGACGAGTTTATCAAAAAGTTTGAGGAAGGCTATGATGTTGTGTATGGTGTTCGAAGCAGCAGGAAAACTGATACATTTTTCAAAAGGTTTACAGCACAGAGTTTTTATAAGCTGATGCGGGCATTTGGAGTTGAAATTGTGTATAACCATGCTGATTACAGGCTTTTGAGTAAAAAAGCCTTGGAGTTTTTGATGCAGTTTGAAGAAAGAAATTTGTTTTTGAGAGGGATAATTCCACTGATTGGGCTCAAATCAACAATTGTGTATTATGAAAGACAAGAAAGGATTGCAGGTAACACAAAGTATCCACTCAAAAAGATGCTTTCTTTTGCCTTTGAAGGGATAACCTCATTTTCTGTAAAGCCAATAAAGTATATTACCTCTGCGGGATTTTTGATGTTTTTACTCAGTATTGCAATCTTGATATATGCAATAGTTCAAAAGATAAGAGGAGAGGCTATTGCAGGTTGGACCTCCTTGACTATTTCAATCTGGTTCATAGGTGGGCTTCAGCTTGTTGCACTGGGATTGATTGGTGAGTATATCGGGAAGATTTATAAAGAAGTAAAGAGAAGACCGTTATATTTTATCGAGGAGATAGCTGAAGATGCACAAGAACAGTAG
- a CDS encoding ABC transporter ATP-binding protein: MNEIALRAEHVSKVFSQGLFKKRYKLVLDDINLEIKRGDRLVIIGESGMGKTTLARILTNLEVPTEGKIYWFNKSLDEWRRDYNVIRRKVQYIHQDPYASLHPSKTIYKIIADPLKRCEGLSGERLEKRVYDLLEMVGLTPPDYFFNKYPHHLSGGGRQRLAIARALTANPEIIVADEPISMIDMSLRAAIIKLLKDLNEKKNITVILVLHDIGAARYFTYEKGEIAVLYGGRIVEKGSSEEITTNPVHPYTKVLLNSSPIADPELARKRKVEQLRSYDPPVRKPGAQGCPFAHACNYFTDKCLNETPQLEMISHSHWVACHVFKNI, translated from the coding sequence ATGAATGAGATTGCCCTAAGAGCTGAACATGTGAGCAAGGTGTTTTCGCAAGGTCTGTTTAAAAAAAGATATAAATTAGTGCTGGATGATATAAATTTGGAAATAAAAAGGGGAGATAGGTTAGTTATTATTGGAGAAAGTGGAATGGGTAAAACCACCCTGGCAAGAATATTAACAAACCTTGAAGTGCCGACAGAGGGGAAGATATACTGGTTTAATAAGAGTTTAGATGAGTGGAGAAGGGATTATAATGTTATAAGAAGAAAGGTTCAGTACATTCATCAAGACCCATATGCTTCTTTGCATCCGTCAAAAACCATTTACAAAATAATAGCAGACCCATTAAAGAGGTGTGAAGGACTGAGTGGAGAGAGGTTAGAAAAGCGCGTATATGACCTTCTTGAGATGGTAGGGCTTACACCGCCAGATTATTTTTTTAACAAATATCCCCATCATTTATCTGGTGGAGGCAGACAAAGACTTGCAATTGCAAGAGCATTGACAGCAAATCCAGAGATAATAGTTGCAGATGAGCCTATAAGCATGATTGATATGTCCCTTAGGGCTGCCATAATAAAACTGCTCAAGGACTTAAATGAGAAGAAAAACATTACAGTAATTCTTGTTTTGCACGATATAGGTGCAGCAAGGTATTTTACTTATGAAAAAGGTGAGATAGCTGTTTTGTATGGTGGAAGGATTGTTGAAAAAGGCTCAAGCGAAGAGATAACTACAAATCCTGTGCATCCTTATACAAAAGTGCTTTTAAATTCCAGCCCGATTGCCGACCCTGAGTTAGCAAGAAAAAGAAAGGTAGAGCAGCTCAGGTCGTATGATCCTCCTGTGAGAAAGCCAGGAGCACAAGGTTGTCCTTTTGCACATGCTTGTAATTATTTTACTGATAAATGTCTAAATGAAACACCACAGCTTGAAATGATATCTCACAGTCACTGGGTTGCATGCCATGTTTTTAAAAATATTTAG
- a CDS encoding ABC transporter ATP-binding protein, with protein MNCLLEVSSLKAVYLVREGTIKATEDVSFEIFENTVTAIVGESASGKSTIIEAITRTLPPNGRILSGKVFYRTVGFDLLEMKEDELRKIRWKKIALVPQAAQQSLNPTMKIIDHFRDTIEAYGINWSKDELINKASEKIKMVRLNPETVLYAYPMQLSGGMKQRVLIALALLLEPEILILDEPTSALDVLTQAHIVQLLKELKTQMNITLIFVTHDIAVAAELADNIFVIYGGCLVESSPTEKIFKEPKHPYTQGLINSIMAINADMSKVRAIPGDPPSLLNPPSGCRFHPRCEYAMEICKKERPQLIKLPDNVKVACHLYKEGGCKDE; from the coding sequence ATGAATTGTTTATTGGAAGTGTCGAGCCTTAAAGCAGTATACTTAGTAAGAGAAGGGACAATAAAAGCAACTGAAGATGTTTCTTTTGAAATTTTTGAGAATACAGTGACGGCAATAGTGGGAGAAAGTGCGTCTGGAAAAAGTACAATTATAGAAGCTATTACAAGAACTCTACCACCAAATGGGCGAATACTCTCTGGAAAAGTATTTTACCGGACTGTGGGATTTGATTTATTAGAAATGAAGGAAGATGAACTGAGGAAGATAAGATGGAAGAAAATAGCTCTTGTTCCACAGGCCGCTCAGCAGTCATTAAACCCTACCATGAAGATTATTGACCATTTTAGAGATACCATAGAGGCATATGGGATAAACTGGAGCAAGGATGAGTTAATTAACAAAGCATCAGAGAAGATAAAAATGGTAAGACTTAATCCTGAAACTGTGCTTTATGCTTATCCAATGCAATTATCTGGTGGAATGAAACAGAGAGTACTAATTGCTTTGGCACTGCTTTTAGAACCGGAAATTCTAATTTTGGATGAACCGACTTCTGCGCTGGATGTCTTGACCCAAGCACATATAGTGCAGCTTCTCAAAGAATTAAAAACACAGATGAACATAACACTTATATTTGTCACCCACGATATTGCAGTGGCAGCAGAGCTTGCAGACAATATTTTTGTAATCTACGGTGGATGTTTGGTAGAAAGCAGCCCCACAGAAAAGATTTTTAAAGAACCTAAGCATCCATATACGCAAGGGCTGATAAATTCAATAATGGCAATAAACGCAGATATGTCAAAAGTAAGAGCTATCCCGGGTGACCCACCAAGTTTGCTAAATCCTCCTTCTGGTTGCAGATTTCATCCTCGCTGTGAATATGCTATGGAGATTTGTAAGAAAGAAAGGCCACAGCTTATAAAATTGCCGGACAATGTAAAGGTTGCATGTCACTTGTATAAAGAAGGAGGATGTAAAGATGAATGA
- a CDS encoding ABC transporter permease, producing the protein MRKKRFSNFFYDYVQPLISNKKSLAGSIILLFFILMATIGPMIVPLNMNSDFANRYQRPSLQHPFGTDYFGVDIFQQIVHGSRSVISLTLLASLFAVIIGTVVGVARGYLEGISGKLLDAIITVFLVIPSFPALLILAAIFADTKLNTVEVALIVAIWLWAPLAKQVAAQVLTVKSREFVEASRMLNMGLGYILFSDIAKLLIPYIFVNFVTQLKSAMEFSIGLMFLGLAKFDPTHWGVMLNYALYQAGALYTPKGFHYPFFVILNIVLLIYGGILLAQGIEEVFNPKLRGHE; encoded by the coding sequence ATGAGGAAAAAAAGGTTTTCAAATTTCTTTTATGATTATGTTCAGCCACTTATTTCAAACAAAAAATCGTTAGCAGGCTCTATTATATTACTATTTTTTATTTTAATGGCAACAATTGGTCCAATGATAGTTCCGCTCAACATGAATTCTGATTTTGCAAACAGGTATCAAAGACCTTCTTTACAACATCCATTTGGGACAGATTATTTTGGGGTAGATATTTTTCAGCAGATTGTACACGGTTCAAGGTCAGTAATTTCCCTTACACTTCTTGCAAGCTTGTTTGCAGTAATTATAGGGACAGTTGTTGGGGTAGCAAGAGGATATTTGGAAGGAATTAGTGGAAAATTATTAGATGCAATAATCACAGTGTTTTTGGTGATTCCCTCTTTTCCTGCACTTTTAATTTTAGCTGCAATATTTGCTGATACAAAATTGAACACAGTAGAGGTTGCCTTGATAGTTGCGATATGGTTGTGGGCACCTTTAGCAAAACAGGTTGCAGCTCAAGTGCTGACGGTAAAATCAAGAGAATTTGTTGAGGCTTCCAGGATGCTGAATATGGGGCTTGGTTACATATTGTTCAGTGACATTGCAAAATTATTAATACCTTATATATTTGTAAATTTTGTGACACAGCTGAAAAGTGCAATGGAGTTTTCCATAGGATTGATGTTTTTAGGTCTTGCTAAATTTGACCCTACCCACTGGGGAGTAATGCTAAACTATGCTTTATATCAAGCAGGGGCACTATATACGCCAAAAGGTTTCCATTATCCATTTTTTGTAATACTCAACATTGTTTTGTTGATTTATGGTGGCATATTATTGGCTCAAGGGATTGAAGAAGTGTTTAATCCTAAGCTTCGGGGGCATGAATAA
- a CDS encoding ABC transporter permease, which translates to MKYVVDRVLYLIVVLLIAISGVFVLVNKMPGDPAYGLAVSIAQQRNMEMERALEIAHKLMGIDPHEPLIVRYWRFISNLLKGNFGYSSFYQTSVNEIIAKALPWTLFVISLATLVSFLVGIYLGSFAAQKRGTIIDLVISGIASIIQAIPPFVLAVLILFIFAVRLRVIPLGGAYPVDMEPSFSLSFILKVIHHALGPMFATAIPQMAAWTLAMRGNTSQIMEEDYIRFAQARGLKDSVIANKYIKNNAMLPLIASLAIAIGYMLGGHTLVESIFNYPGIGFYFGKAIAVRDFGLLTGLFSLIVIGVIVATFIAEIVYALIDPRVKLK; encoded by the coding sequence TTGAAGTATGTGGTTGATAGAGTGCTCTATCTGATTGTTGTACTTCTTATAGCTATAAGCGGGGTTTTTGTCCTGGTGAATAAAATGCCAGGCGACCCCGCTTATGGCCTGGCTGTTTCAATAGCACAACAGCGAAATATGGAAATGGAACGGGCACTTGAAATAGCGCACAAATTAATGGGAATAGACCCACATGAACCTTTAATTGTTCGATACTGGAGATTTATTTCGAACCTGCTCAAAGGTAATTTTGGTTACTCTTCATTTTATCAGACAAGTGTAAATGAAATAATTGCCAAAGCGCTTCCATGGACATTGTTTGTGATTTCTTTAGCCACGTTAGTAAGTTTTTTGGTTGGAATTTATCTTGGATCTTTTGCTGCTCAAAAGCGTGGTACAATAATTGATTTAGTAATCTCTGGGATAGCAAGCATAATTCAAGCAATACCGCCTTTTGTATTAGCTGTTTTAATTTTGTTCATTTTTGCAGTGAGGTTACGTGTAATTCCATTAGGTGGCGCATATCCGGTTGATATGGAACCCTCATTTTCATTGAGCTTTATTTTGAAAGTTATACATCATGCGCTCGGACCTATGTTTGCTACAGCCATTCCTCAAATGGCTGCATGGACGCTTGCAATGAGAGGAAATACATCACAAATTATGGAAGAAGACTATATCAGGTTTGCTCAAGCACGAGGTTTAAAAGATTCTGTAATTGCAAACAAATACATAAAAAACAATGCTATGCTTCCGCTAATTGCAAGTTTGGCCATTGCAATTGGATACATGTTAGGAGGACATACATTGGTAGAATCGATATTTAATTATCCTGGGATAGGATTTTATTTTGGCAAAGCAATTGCGGTGAGAGATTTTGGGCTTTTGACAGGTTTGTTTTCTTTGATAGTGATAGGGGTAATTGTTGCAACCTTTATCGCTGAAATTGTGTATGCATTAATTGATCCAAGGGTGAAGTTAAAATGA
- a CDS encoding ABC transporter substrate-binding protein, translated as MSTRVKRLIAVLVLGIFFIGLMGISLGASSTSSAGELRLATDWPYPFHGNPFGAGAVGGAWWFVYEPFAYYIPQSDEYIPRLAESWKIEKGKVTVTLRKNAKFSDGKPFTAKDVVNSVNFIQAMWQWPYEIQSVTAPNDYTVVFTLSKDAPQSFVHTILTDAAIPALAPYHVYSKWANQAKEVAELGKKIFALTSSGKTPDAQQKSSYDKKADDLRKQVNAYSPFKTLKRMPVVGSFEPTKITQSEMVLTANKYHWLYPKMKINRITFRRWSSNEFVWASLISGEIYAAHPNMPKDVVEQLTILNPSLKVKTTTDLSEIALVFNYQKPLFKDVNLRKVIAYVLDKSKVRDVAVWQASTCSPYAHGILKSMESKWISKDTLNKLTKYNTNTKMAEEILKKAGYKKVGSTWQQPNGQPVAFTLSVYGPHSDWVLAAREVVQQLNNFGFKVEMKLIPDGMRDQVMKSGDYEAAIEFGVTWQGYPHPYSGYLRLYEADLYNITKFPSKDKYSTPWGKFSPYDLTEQLRDVAQDKKKSMDVVQKLAYITNEYLPIIPLFEKVLPIYYSDKKVTGWPAKDDPIWSLAPGGIERVYNLLITTGKLAAKK; from the coding sequence ATGTCAACTCGAGTCAAAAGGTTAATTGCAGTTCTTGTGTTAGGAATCTTCTTTATAGGCTTAATGGGGATTAGTCTTGGTGCTTCCTCAACATCTTCTGCAGGTGAACTGAGGTTGGCAACTGATTGGCCGTATCCGTTCCATGGAAATCCCTTTGGTGCAGGGGCAGTAGGAGGAGCGTGGTGGTTTGTTTATGAACCATTTGCTTATTACATTCCACAAAGTGATGAGTACATTCCAAGATTAGCAGAAAGCTGGAAAATAGAAAAAGGAAAAGTTACAGTAACTTTGCGCAAAAACGCAAAATTTAGTGATGGCAAGCCATTTACTGCTAAGGATGTAGTCAATTCTGTCAATTTCATTCAAGCTATGTGGCAATGGCCTTATGAGATTCAAAGCGTAACTGCTCCAAATGACTACACAGTAGTTTTCACACTTTCAAAAGATGCTCCTCAGTCATTTGTTCATACAATATTGACCGATGCTGCAATTCCAGCTTTAGCTCCATACCACGTTTATAGCAAGTGGGCTAATCAGGCAAAAGAAGTTGCTGAGCTTGGCAAGAAGATATTTGCTCTGACCTCTTCTGGTAAAACTCCAGATGCTCAACAGAAAAGCAGCTATGACAAAAAAGCTGATGATTTGAGAAAACAGGTAAATGCATATTCACCATTTAAAACTCTAAAAAGAATGCCTGTGGTAGGTTCATTTGAACCAACAAAGATTACCCAATCTGAAATGGTCTTAACTGCAAACAAATATCATTGGTTGTATCCAAAGATGAAAATTAATAGAATCACATTCAGAAGATGGTCTTCTAATGAATTTGTTTGGGCGTCATTGATTTCTGGAGAAATCTATGCAGCTCATCCAAATATGCCAAAGGATGTTGTAGAACAGCTTACCATTCTTAATCCATCTTTAAAGGTTAAAACAACTACAGACTTGTCTGAAATAGCTTTGGTGTTCAACTATCAAAAACCACTGTTTAAAGATGTAAACCTCAGAAAAGTTATTGCTTATGTGTTAGATAAATCAAAAGTAAGAGATGTAGCTGTATGGCAGGCATCTACATGCTCCCCATATGCTCATGGAATTTTAAAAAGCATGGAATCAAAATGGATATCCAAAGACACTTTAAATAAATTGACCAAATATAATACAAACACCAAAATGGCAGAAGAAATATTGAAAAAAGCTGGATACAAAAAAGTTGGCAGTACATGGCAGCAGCCAAATGGTCAGCCTGTAGCATTTACATTGTCCGTGTATGGTCCGCACAGCGACTGGGTATTGGCAGCACGTGAGGTTGTGCAGCAACTGAATAATTTTGGATTTAAGGTTGAAATGAAGCTTATTCCTGATGGAATGCGAGACCAGGTTATGAAGAGTGGCGACTATGAAGCTGCAATTGAGTTTGGAGTCACATGGCAAGGTTATCCACATCCTTATAGCGGATACCTGAGATTGTATGAAGCAGATTTATACAATATTACGAAGTTCCCGTCAAAAGATAAATATTCTACACCATGGGGTAAATTCTCACCTTATGATTTGACTGAGCAGCTGAGAGATGTTGCACAAGACAAGAAAAAATCTATGGATGTTGTTCAAAAGTTAGCATACATTACAAATGAGTACTTGCCTATTATACCTTTGTTTGAAAAGGTTCTGCCAATTTACTATTCTGATAAAAAGGTCACAGGTTGGCCTGCAAAAGATGACCCAATTTGGTCTCTTGCTCCTGGTGGAATAGAAAGAGTCTACAATCTTCTGATTACAACAGGCAAGCTTGCAGCTAAAAAATAG
- a CDS encoding LacI family DNA-binding transcriptional regulator, protein MDIEIRKRRKEVTLEDIAKKLNISKNAVSVALSNKPGVSEKTRQLVLQTARELGYKFKEKEIEKGTIGLIMTANVLQDPYFFSAIVYSVENEIRKKGFEFSLYCISSEKETSLDEILSNGSFKGIIIVSSVGKNVIDKIEEMRIPTVIIDNLVESSWIDTVNTDNKRSTKAAITYLISKGYKHIGFIGDINHAISYKERWQGFIEAHEQCGLEIDKEVCKIEGFKDFSKNPEPEIQEFLRGLKRVPEAFFCVSDLSTLVTANTLKDMGLQIPKDIAIVGFDDTELVKHFKPSLSMIHIDRDYYGKRAVKQLLERIDFPSKPAEDIRIFCRLNIRKSIKNI, encoded by the coding sequence ATGGATATAGAAATCAGAAAAAGAAGAAAGGAAGTAACACTGGAAGATATAGCTAAGAAATTAAATATATCAAAAAATGCAGTTTCGGTTGCTTTGTCTAACAAGCCAGGTGTATCCGAAAAGACAAGACAGCTTGTTTTACAGACTGCAAGAGAGCTAGGATACAAATTCAAAGAGAAAGAAATTGAAAAAGGTACAATAGGTTTGATTATGACAGCAAATGTACTACAGGACCCATATTTTTTCAGTGCAATTGTGTACTCTGTAGAGAATGAAATTCGAAAAAAAGGATTTGAGTTTAGTTTGTATTGCATTTCCTCTGAAAAGGAAACAAGCCTTGATGAAATCTTATCTAATGGTAGCTTCAAAGGTATAATAATTGTTTCTTCTGTTGGCAAAAATGTTATTGATAAAATTGAAGAAATGAGGATTCCCACTGTAATAATAGACAATCTTGTAGAAAGTAGCTGGATAGATACAGTGAACACAGATAACAAACGTTCAACCAAAGCCGCAATAACTTATTTGATTTCCAAAGGATATAAACATATTGGTTTTATAGGAGATATAAACCATGCGATCAGTTATAAAGAAAGGTGGCAGGGGTTTATAGAAGCACATGAACAATGCGGTCTTGAAATAGACAAAGAAGTTTGCAAGATTGAAGGTTTTAAAGACTTCAGCAAAAATCCCGAACCAGAAATTCAGGAATTTTTGAGAGGTTTAAAAAGGGTACCTGAAGCATTTTTCTGCGTTAGTGATTTGTCTACACTGGTTACAGCAAACACCTTGAAAGATATGGGATTGCAAATTCCAAAGGATATAGCTATTGTAGGATTTGATGATACTGAACTGGTAAAGCATTTCAAGCCTTCTCTTTCCATGATTCATATCGACAGGGATTATTATGGTAAAAGAGCAGTCAAACAGCTTCTTGAAAGAATAGACTTTCCTTCAAAGCCTGCAGAAGATATAAGAATATTTTGCAGATTGAATATCCGCAAATCCATAAAAAATATTTAA